In one window of Streptomyces roseofulvus DNA:
- a CDS encoding penicillin acylase family protein, translating into MPRRSRGRLALVGTALAALTAGLVPGAAAAGPDGGAREHRPSDGGLGAVIRYTEYGVPHILAKDYAGLGFGTGWAQAADQVCVLADGFVTVNGERSRHFGASGAPDGSLSSATSNLSSDLYFRGVKEAGTVEALLRTPAPAGPSRELKELMRGWAAGYNAWLRKNRVTDPACTGAAWVRPVTALDVARRGFAVSVLGGQGRAVDGITAARPPAAASPARAADGPSPEAVAEAARALFAPENATMGSNAVAFSGATTANGRGLLLGNPHYPWQGGRRFWQSQQTIPGELNVSGASLLGTTVVGIGFNDKVAWSHTVATGVPLNLHQLTLVPGDPTAYLVDGKPERMTAREVTVADRDGTPVTRTQWWTRYGPVTGGLGASLPLPWTATTAYALNDPNAANLRGSDTALGLAKARSTRDVAEALRRTQGLPWVNTIAADSAGRTYFGQAQVLPRITDELAERCSTPLGRVVYPASGVAVLDGARTECALGSDPDAVQPGIFGPARIPVLTDAPYAVNSNDSAWLTNADRPLSGYERVFGTVGTQRSMRTRGGIEDVAAMAARGGLTVADLQRQQFANRVPAAGLAAADLAAACPAVLPADPEACRVLGAWDGTMDSDSRGALLFDRFWRRFTASVPVAQQWKVPFSAADPVGTPRGLDTGTAGFAKALADAAAELRAAGIPLDAPLRDHQFVVRGGERIPVSGGTESLGVWNKTEAVWNAAGGGYVEVAHGTSHVQAVGWDGGRCPVARTLLTYSQSSNPVSPHSSDQTRLYADERWVTSRFCEKDILRSPALRVVVVGD; encoded by the coding sequence ATCCCCCGCCGTTCCCGAGGACGACTGGCGCTGGTGGGCACCGCGCTCGCCGCCCTCACCGCGGGTCTCGTCCCCGGAGCGGCGGCGGCCGGTCCGGACGGCGGGGCACGCGAACACCGTCCCTCGGACGGAGGGTTGGGCGCCGTCATCCGGTACACCGAGTACGGCGTGCCGCACATCCTCGCCAAGGACTACGCCGGTCTGGGTTTCGGCACGGGCTGGGCGCAGGCGGCGGACCAGGTGTGCGTGCTCGCCGACGGCTTCGTGACCGTGAACGGCGAGCGCTCGCGCCACTTCGGGGCGTCCGGGGCGCCGGACGGCTCGCTCTCCTCGGCGACCTCGAACCTCTCCAGCGACCTGTACTTCCGGGGCGTCAAGGAGGCCGGGACCGTGGAGGCGCTGCTGCGCACGCCGGCGCCGGCGGGTCCGAGCCGGGAGCTGAAGGAGCTGATGCGGGGCTGGGCGGCCGGGTACAACGCCTGGCTGCGGAAGAACCGGGTCACCGATCCGGCCTGCACGGGCGCCGCGTGGGTCCGGCCGGTGACGGCGCTGGACGTCGCCCGGCGCGGCTTCGCCGTGTCGGTGCTCGGCGGGCAGGGCCGGGCGGTCGACGGCATCACGGCCGCCCGCCCGCCGGCCGCCGCGTCCCCGGCGAGGGCGGCGGACGGCCCGTCCCCGGAGGCCGTCGCCGAGGCTGCGCGGGCGCTGTTCGCGCCGGAGAACGCCACCATGGGCTCCAACGCGGTCGCCTTCTCGGGCGCGACGACGGCGAACGGGCGGGGTCTGCTGCTCGGCAACCCGCACTATCCGTGGCAGGGCGGCCGCCGCTTCTGGCAGTCGCAGCAGACGATCCCCGGTGAACTGAACGTCTCGGGCGCCTCGCTGCTCGGCACCACCGTGGTCGGCATCGGCTTCAACGACAAGGTCGCCTGGAGCCACACGGTCGCCACCGGGGTGCCGCTCAACCTGCACCAGCTGACCCTGGTGCCGGGCGACCCGACCGCGTACCTGGTGGACGGGAAGCCGGAGCGGATGACCGCCCGCGAGGTCACGGTGGCGGACCGGGACGGCACGCCGGTCACCCGTACGCAGTGGTGGACGCGGTACGGCCCGGTCACCGGCGGGCTCGGCGCGAGCCTGCCGCTGCCGTGGACGGCGACCACCGCCTACGCCCTGAACGATCCCAACGCGGCCAACCTGCGCGGCTCCGACACGGCGCTGGGCCTGGCCAAGGCCCGCTCCACCCGGGACGTCGCGGAGGCGCTGCGCCGCACCCAGGGCCTGCCGTGGGTGAACACGATCGCCGCGGACTCGGCCGGCCGCACCTACTTCGGCCAGGCGCAGGTGCTGCCCCGGATCACCGACGAGCTGGCGGAGCGCTGCTCCACCCCGCTCGGCCGGGTCGTCTACCCGGCCTCGGGCGTCGCCGTCCTCGACGGTGCGCGGACCGAGTGCGCGCTCGGCTCGGACCCGGACGCGGTGCAGCCCGGGATCTTCGGGCCGGCCCGGATCCCGGTCCTCACGGACGCGCCGTACGCGGTGAACTCCAACGACAGCGCCTGGCTGACCAACGCGGACCGGCCGCTGAGCGGGTACGAGCGGGTCTTCGGGACCGTCGGGACGCAGCGCTCGATGCGGACCCGGGGCGGGATCGAGGACGTGGCGGCCATGGCCGCGCGCGGCGGGCTGACGGTGGCGGACCTCCAGCGGCAGCAGTTCGCCAACCGGGTGCCGGCCGCCGGACTCGCCGCGGCGGACCTGGCCGCCGCCTGCCCGGCGGTGCTGCCGGCGGATCCCGAGGCATGCCGGGTGCTCGGCGCGTGGGACGGCACGATGGACTCGGACAGCAGGGGCGCGCTGCTCTTCGACCGGTTCTGGCGGAGGTTCACCGCCTCGGTGCCGGTGGCGCAGCAGTGGAAGGTGCCGTTCTCGGCGGCGGACCCGGTCGGCACCCCGCGCGGCCTGGACACCGGCACGGCCGGCTTCGCGAAGGCGCTGGCGGACGCGGCGGCGGAGCTTCGGGCGGCGGGGATCCCGCTGGACGCGCCGCTGCGCGACCACCAGTTCGTGGTGCGCGGCGGGGAGCGGATCCCGGTGAGCGGGGGGACGGAGTCGCTGGGCGTCTGGAACAAGACGGAGGCGGTGTGGAACGCGGCCGGCGGCGGTTACGTCGAGGTCGCGCACGGCACGAGCCACGTGCAGGCGGTGGGCTGGGACGGCGGGCGCTGCCCGGTGGCCCGCACCCTGCTGACGTACTCCCAGTCGTCGAACCCGGTCTCGCCGCACTCCAGCGACCAGACGAGGCTGTACGCGGACGAGCGCTGGGTCACCTCCCGGTTCTGCGAGAAGGACATCCTGCGCTCGCCGGCGCTGCGGGTCGTGGTGGTCGGGGACTGA
- a CDS encoding nitronate monooxygenase family protein, translating to METELSRTLGIEHAIFGFTPFPAVAAALSRAGCFGVLGAVRYTAPDDLARDLDWMQEHTGGRPYGLDVVMPAKKVEGVTEADVEAMIPAGHREYVRSVLAKHGVPELAEGEASGWRITGWMEEVARSQLDVAFDYPIRLLANALGSPPPDVVARAHEHGVLVAALAGSARHARRHAEAGIDIVVAQGYEAGGHTGEIASMVLTPEVVDAVSPLPVLAAGGIGSGEQIAAGLALGAQGVWLGSIWLTTTEADLHSRALTAKLLAAGSGDTVRSRALTGKPARQLRTEWTDAWEDPAGPGPLPMPLQGLLVAEAVSRIQKYEIDPLLGTPVGQIVGRMNSERSVQQVVDELTRGFEKAVDRINGIAGRER from the coding sequence ATGGAGACGGAGCTGAGTCGCACACTGGGGATCGAGCACGCCATCTTCGGCTTCACGCCCTTCCCCGCGGTCGCCGCCGCCCTCAGCCGGGCCGGCTGCTTCGGCGTCCTGGGCGCGGTGCGCTACACCGCCCCGGACGACCTCGCCCGCGACCTCGACTGGATGCAGGAGCACACCGGCGGACGGCCCTACGGGCTCGACGTCGTGATGCCCGCCAAGAAGGTCGAGGGCGTCACCGAGGCCGACGTCGAGGCCATGATCCCCGCCGGCCACCGGGAGTACGTCCGGTCCGTCCTCGCCAAGCACGGCGTGCCGGAGCTCGCCGAGGGCGAGGCGTCGGGCTGGCGGATCACCGGCTGGATGGAGGAGGTCGCCCGCAGCCAGCTCGACGTCGCCTTCGACTACCCCATCAGGCTGCTCGCCAACGCCCTCGGCTCACCGCCGCCGGACGTCGTCGCCCGCGCCCACGAGCACGGCGTGCTCGTCGCCGCCCTCGCCGGCAGCGCCCGGCACGCCCGCCGCCACGCGGAGGCCGGCATCGACATCGTCGTCGCCCAGGGCTACGAGGCCGGCGGCCACACCGGCGAGATCGCCTCCATGGTGCTCACCCCCGAGGTCGTGGACGCCGTCTCACCGCTCCCGGTCCTCGCGGCCGGCGGCATCGGCAGCGGCGAGCAGATCGCCGCCGGCCTGGCGCTCGGCGCCCAGGGCGTGTGGCTCGGCTCGATCTGGCTCACCACCACCGAGGCCGACCTCCACTCGCGCGCCCTGACCGCGAAGCTCCTCGCCGCCGGTTCCGGCGACACCGTCCGCTCCCGCGCGCTGACCGGCAAGCCGGCCCGCCAGCTCCGCACCGAGTGGACCGACGCCTGGGAGGACCCGGCCGGGCCCGGCCCGCTGCCCATGCCGCTCCAGGGGCTGCTGGTCGCGGAGGCGGTGTCGCGGATCCAGAAGTACGAGATCGACCCGCTGCTCGGCACCCCCGTCGGACAGATCGTCGGCCGGATGAACTCCGAGCGAAGCGTCCAGCAGGTCGTCGACGAGCTGACCCGCGGCTTCGAGAAGGCCGTCGACCGGATCAACGGGATCGCCGGAAGGGAGCGGTGA
- a CDS encoding DUF6480 family protein, with the protein MTPTPSNPDPSPWNAPRGTPADDAAGGVSPGETPPAESGTGPATGPYRPLSRGWTKGPLVAMWVVVVLVALFFLVYAILLATD; encoded by the coding sequence ATGACCCCCACCCCGAGCAATCCCGACCCCAGCCCGTGGAACGCCCCCCGCGGCACCCCCGCCGACGACGCCGCCGGAGGCGTGAGCCCCGGTGAGACGCCCCCGGCGGAATCCGGCACGGGCCCGGCGACCGGGCCGTACCGGCCGCTCAGCCGCGGCTGGACGAAGGGCCCCCTGGTGGCGATGTGGGTGGTCGTCGTCCTGGTCGCCCTGTTCTTCCTCGTGTACGCCATCCTCCTGGCGACCGACTGA
- a CDS encoding ionic transporter y4hA, which translates to MSSSTKALTGQWTTWGPVVALLALVLAWGRDLPVLAVAAVALCLAAAVLAAVHHAEVIAHRVGEPFGSLVLAVAVTVIEVGLIVSLMAGGGEKTATYARDTVFAAVMITCNGIVGLALLVAALRNRVAVFNAEGSGGALATVCTLATMTLVLPTFTTSQPGPEFSGAQLAFAAVASLALYGVFVAVQTVRHRDYFLPVTPEGQEGSEDDHADPPTKADALASLGLLLVALVAVVGNAKVISPTIEDGVQSAGLPKAVVGVVIALMVLLPETLAAVRAARRNRVQTSLNLAYGSAIASIGLTIPAIALASIWLSGPLVLGLGPLHMVLLALTGVVSALTVVPGRATLLQGGVHLAIFAAFVFLSFSP; encoded by the coding sequence ATGAGTTCGAGCACCAAGGCGCTGACCGGGCAGTGGACCACGTGGGGGCCGGTGGTGGCCCTGCTTGCGCTGGTCCTGGCCTGGGGGCGCGACCTCCCGGTCCTCGCCGTGGCCGCCGTCGCGCTCTGCCTCGCCGCCGCGGTCCTCGCCGCCGTCCACCACGCCGAGGTCATCGCCCACCGGGTCGGCGAGCCCTTCGGCTCGCTCGTCCTCGCCGTCGCCGTCACCGTCATCGAGGTCGGACTCATCGTCAGCCTCATGGCGGGCGGCGGCGAGAAGACCGCGACCTACGCGCGGGACACCGTCTTCGCCGCCGTCATGATCACCTGCAACGGCATCGTCGGCCTCGCGCTCCTGGTCGCCGCCCTCCGCAACCGGGTCGCCGTCTTCAACGCCGAGGGCTCCGGGGGCGCGCTCGCCACCGTCTGCACCCTCGCGACCATGACCCTGGTCCTGCCCACCTTCACCACCAGCCAGCCCGGCCCCGAGTTCTCCGGCGCCCAGCTCGCCTTCGCCGCCGTCGCCTCCCTCGCCCTGTACGGCGTCTTCGTCGCCGTCCAGACCGTCCGCCACCGCGACTACTTCCTCCCCGTCACCCCCGAGGGCCAGGAGGGCTCGGAGGACGACCACGCGGACCCGCCGACCAAGGCCGACGCCCTGGCCAGCCTCGGCCTGCTGCTCGTCGCCCTGGTGGCCGTCGTCGGCAACGCCAAGGTGATCTCGCCGACCATCGAGGACGGCGTCCAGTCCGCCGGTCTGCCCAAGGCCGTCGTCGGTGTCGTCATCGCGCTGATGGTCCTGCTGCCCGAGACGCTCGCCGCCGTGCGCGCCGCCCGCCGCAACCGCGTGCAGACCAGCCTCAACCTCGCCTACGGCTCCGCGATCGCCAGCATCGGCCTGACGATTCCGGCGATCGCGCTCGCCTCCATCTGGCTGTCCGGGCCCCTGGTGCTCGGCCTGGGCCCCCTCCACATGGTCCTGCTCGCCCTCACCGGCGTGGTGAGCGCCCTGACCGTGGTGCCCGGACGGGCCACGCTCCTCCAGGGCGGCGTCCATCTCGCGATCTTCGCCGCCTTCGTCTTCCTCTCGTTCAGTCCCTGA
- a CDS encoding nitroreductase/quinone reductase family protein: MSAFNQQVIEEFRRSGGRVGGAFEGADLLLLTTRGARSGQDHTTPVVYVRDGARLLVFASNGGAARHPAWYHNVRAAPRVSVEIGTPEGTLDRFEAEAVAAEGAERDRLYAEQARRNPAFAAYQAGTERRIPVVVLRRVSGLADPARHAAIAAHLVRVHAELRAELAALRSGPAAPGRRLPDGLARHCLAFCGALHTHHASEDGVFGLLQEQFPGLTGALDRMRAEHRKVARALTELEALLASGPAPEVLRAELDRLAAGLEEHFAYEEAQLLPALTGGAAGA; this comes from the coding sequence ATGTCCGCGTTCAACCAGCAGGTCATCGAGGAGTTCCGGCGCAGCGGCGGCCGGGTGGGCGGCGCGTTCGAGGGGGCGGACCTGCTCCTGCTGACCACCCGCGGCGCCCGCAGCGGCCAGGACCACACGACCCCGGTGGTGTACGTACGGGACGGGGCGCGGCTGCTGGTGTTCGCGTCGAACGGCGGCGCGGCGCGCCACCCCGCCTGGTACCACAACGTGCGCGCCGCGCCCCGGGTGTCGGTCGAGATCGGCACCCCGGAGGGGACGCTCGACCGCTTCGAGGCGGAGGCGGTCGCGGCCGAGGGCGCCGAACGCGACCGCCTCTACGCCGAACAGGCCCGTCGGAATCCGGCGTTCGCCGCCTACCAGGCCGGCACCGAGCGGAGGATCCCGGTCGTCGTCCTGCGCCGGGTGTCCGGGCTCGCGGACCCGGCCCGGCACGCCGCGATCGCCGCCCACCTGGTGCGGGTCCACGCGGAGCTGCGCGCCGAACTGGCGGCGCTGCGGAGCGGTCCGGCCGCGCCGGGGCGGCGCCTGCCCGACGGGCTCGCCCGCCACTGCCTCGCCTTCTGCGGGGCCCTGCACACCCACCACGCCAGCGAGGACGGCGTCTTCGGCCTCCTCCAGGAGCAGTTCCCCGGACTCACCGGGGCCCTGGACCGGATGCGGGCGGAGCACCGGAAGGTCGCCCGCGCGCTCACGGAGCTGGAGGCCCTGCTGGCCTCCGGCCCGGCCCCGGAGGTCCTGCGCGCCGAACTCGACCGGCTCGCCGCCGGCCTGGAGGAGCACTTCGCCTACGAGGAGGCCCAGTTGCTGCCGGCCCTGACGGGCGGCGCGGCAGGCGCGTGA
- a CDS encoding acyl-CoA synthetase, whose product MSDTSAPNGFWAQAAADPDRTALVAPDGEAWSAGRLLAAANRLVHGLRAAGLERGDAFAVVLPNGVEFFTAHLAATQAGFYLVPVNHHFVGAEIAWIVADSGAKVLIAHERFAEAAAVAADGAGLAASRRYAVGTVPGFRPYAELLDGQPGSEPADRTLGWVMNYTSGTTGRPRGIRRPLPDRLPEESHLGGFLGIFGIRPFGDDVHLVCSPLYHTAVLQFAAAALHIGHPLVVMDKWTPEEMLRLIDRYACTHTHMVPTQFHRLLALPEETRARYDVTSMRHAIHGAAPCPEHVKRAMIAWWGGCVEEYYAASEGGGAFATAEEWLKRPGTVGKAWPISELAILDDDGNRLPPGELGTVYLKMNTGGFQYHKDEAKTAKSRVGDFFTVGDLGYLDEDGYLFLRDRKIDMIISGGVNIYPAEIEAALLAHPAVADAAAFGVPHADWGEEVKAVVETAEGYEEGPALAEEILAHCADHLAGFKRPKSLDFIAAMPRDPNGKLYKRRLRDPYWEGHERPL is encoded by the coding sequence ATGAGCGACACCTCCGCCCCGAACGGCTTCTGGGCCCAGGCCGCCGCCGACCCCGACCGTACGGCGCTGGTCGCGCCGGACGGCGAGGCGTGGTCGGCCGGCCGGCTGCTCGCCGCCGCCAACCGGCTGGTCCACGGGCTGCGCGCGGCCGGCCTGGAGCGCGGCGACGCCTTCGCCGTCGTGCTGCCCAACGGCGTCGAGTTCTTCACCGCCCATCTCGCCGCCACCCAGGCCGGTTTCTATCTCGTGCCGGTCAACCACCACTTCGTGGGCGCGGAGATCGCCTGGATCGTCGCCGACTCCGGCGCCAAGGTGCTCATCGCGCACGAGCGCTTCGCCGAGGCGGCCGCCGTCGCCGCCGACGGGGCGGGCCTCGCGGCGAGCCGGCGGTACGCCGTCGGTACGGTGCCCGGCTTCCGCCCGTACGCCGAACTCCTCGACGGACAGCCGGGGTCCGAGCCCGCCGACCGGACCCTCGGCTGGGTCATGAACTACACCTCGGGCACCACCGGCCGCCCCCGGGGGATCCGCCGGCCGCTCCCCGACCGCCTCCCCGAGGAGTCTCATCTCGGCGGATTCCTCGGCATCTTCGGCATCCGGCCCTTCGGCGACGACGTGCATCTGGTCTGTTCGCCGCTGTACCACACGGCCGTCCTCCAGTTCGCCGCCGCGGCGCTGCACATCGGGCACCCGCTGGTCGTCATGGACAAGTGGACGCCGGAGGAGATGCTGCGGCTGATCGACCGGTACGCCTGCACCCACACCCACATGGTCCCCACCCAGTTCCACCGGCTTCTCGCCCTCCCCGAGGAGACCCGCGCGCGGTACGACGTGACCTCCATGCGGCACGCCATCCACGGCGCCGCACCCTGCCCCGAGCACGTCAAGCGGGCGATGATCGCCTGGTGGGGCGGGTGCGTGGAGGAGTACTACGCGGCCAGCGAGGGCGGCGGCGCGTTCGCCACCGCCGAGGAGTGGCTGAAGCGGCCCGGAACCGTCGGCAAGGCGTGGCCGATCAGCGAACTCGCGATCCTCGACGACGACGGCAACCGCCTGCCGCCGGGCGAACTCGGCACGGTCTACCTGAAGATGAACACCGGCGGCTTCCAGTACCACAAGGACGAGGCCAAGACGGCGAAGAGCCGCGTCGGCGACTTCTTCACCGTCGGCGACCTCGGCTACCTCGACGAGGACGGCTACCTCTTCCTCCGCGACCGCAAGATCGACATGATCATCTCCGGCGGCGTCAACATCTACCCCGCCGAGATCGAGGCCGCGCTCCTGGCCCATCCCGCCGTCGCCGACGCCGCCGCCTTCGGCGTGCCGCACGCCGACTGGGGCGAGGAGGTGAAGGCGGTCGTCGAGACCGCCGAGGGGTACGAGGAGGGGCCGGCGCTCGCCGAGGAGATCCTGGCGCACTGCGCGGACCACCTGGCCGGCTTCAAGCGCCCGAAGTCCCTCGACTTCATTGCCGCCATGCCCCGCGACCCCAACGGCAAGCTCTACAAGCGCCGCCTGCGCGACCCGTACTGGGAGGGCCACGAGCGCCCGCTCTGA
- a CDS encoding fatty acyl-CoA synthetase, with protein sequence MERGLLTRTVDGVLRASADRVPGRTALRYADRSWTYAELDAAVSTAAAVLRREPGLVPGARVATYGHNSDAYLIAFLACARAGLVHVPVNHHLTGDDLAYLLDQSGSSLVLADPGLADRIPAGVPVRALRDAPGSLLDALADAEPYDSDSDPRDLVQLLYTSGTTALPKGAMMTHRALTHEYASAIEALDLTEDDRPVHALPLYHSAQTHVFLLPYLAVGAENTLLEGPDPEALFGLVEEGRADSLFAPPTVWIALADHPGFAERDLSALRKAYYGASIMPVPVLERLRARLPGLAFYNCFGQSEIGPLATVLGPAEHEGRMDSCGRPVRHVEARVVDEDGKDVPDGTPGEIVYRSPQLCEGYWAKPEETAAAFRDGWFRSGDLAVRDADGYLTIVDRVKDVINSGGVLVASRQVEDALYTHPAVVETAVIGLPDDRWIEAVTAVVVPRGEVTEAELLAHARETLSSFKAPKRIVFADALPRNASGKILKRELRDRYAGA encoded by the coding sequence ATGGAACGAGGACTCCTCACCCGCACCGTCGACGGCGTGCTGCGCGCCAGCGCCGACCGCGTCCCCGGCCGGACCGCCCTCCGGTACGCGGACCGCTCCTGGACCTACGCCGAGCTGGACGCCGCCGTCTCCACCGCCGCGGCCGTGCTGCGCCGCGAGCCGGGACTCGTGCCGGGCGCCCGGGTCGCCACGTACGGGCACAACTCCGACGCCTATCTGATCGCCTTCCTGGCCTGCGCCCGCGCGGGCCTCGTCCACGTCCCCGTGAACCACCACCTGACCGGCGACGACCTCGCCTATCTGCTGGACCAGTCGGGGAGTTCCCTCGTCCTCGCCGATCCCGGCCTCGCCGACCGGATCCCCGCCGGTGTACCGGTCCGGGCCCTGCGGGACGCGCCGGGCTCGCTCCTCGACGCGCTCGCGGATGCGGAGCCGTACGACTCCGACAGCGATCCCCGCGATCTCGTGCAGCTGCTCTACACCTCCGGCACCACCGCCCTGCCCAAGGGCGCGATGATGACCCACCGGGCGCTCACGCACGAGTACGCGAGCGCGATCGAGGCGCTCGACCTCACCGAGGACGACCGGCCGGTGCACGCGCTGCCGCTCTACCACTCCGCGCAGACACACGTCTTCCTGCTGCCGTACCTGGCGGTCGGGGCCGAGAACACCCTCCTCGAAGGACCGGACCCGGAGGCCCTGTTCGGGCTGGTCGAGGAGGGGCGCGCGGACAGCCTCTTCGCCCCGCCGACCGTGTGGATCGCCCTGGCCGACCACCCCGGCTTCGCGGAGCGGGACCTGTCCGCGCTGCGGAAGGCGTACTACGGGGCCTCGATCATGCCGGTGCCCGTACTGGAGCGGCTGCGCGCGCGCCTGCCCGGCCTCGCCTTCTACAACTGCTTCGGCCAGTCCGAGATCGGCCCGCTCGCCACCGTCCTGGGGCCCGCCGAGCACGAGGGCCGCATGGACTCCTGCGGCCGGCCCGTCCGGCACGTCGAGGCGCGGGTCGTCGACGAGGACGGCAAGGACGTCCCCGACGGCACCCCCGGCGAGATCGTCTACCGGTCCCCGCAGCTCTGCGAGGGGTACTGGGCCAAGCCCGAGGAGACCGCGGCCGCCTTCCGGGACGGCTGGTTCCGCTCCGGCGACCTCGCCGTCCGCGACGCGGACGGATACCTGACCATCGTCGACCGGGTGAAGGACGTCATCAACTCCGGCGGCGTGCTCGTCGCCTCCCGCCAGGTCGAGGACGCCCTCTACACCCACCCGGCGGTCGTCGAGACGGCCGTCATCGGCCTGCCCGACGACCGCTGGATCGAGGCGGTCACCGCCGTCGTCGTCCCGCGCGGCGAGGTCACCGAGGCCGAACTCCTCGCCCACGCCCGGGAGACGCTGTCGTCCTTCAAGGCCCCCAAGCGGATCGTCTTCGCCGACGCCCTGCCCCGCAACGCCAGCGGCAAGATCCTCAAGCGGGAGCTGCGCGACCGGTACGCCGGCGCCTGA
- a CDS encoding DUF5709 domain-containing protein produces the protein MPRADEPATPDEGAGRADEVYQPTHSDVDNRPSGDLDPDNALATDPVDDLSAPGYSPPERPWGVTDHGTTQREQREGEPLDDRLRREEPEERPATGDGIGDLPEGAGEPVDEEAGATRAGRLAPYAARPGHMDRAVARDVGRDDGTAPAEEAAMHVDTAVDGAEDQEDGA, from the coding sequence ATGCCCCGTGCCGACGAGCCGGCCACGCCCGACGAGGGCGCGGGCCGCGCCGACGAGGTCTACCAGCCCACCCACTCCGACGTCGACAACCGCCCCTCCGGCGACCTCGATCCGGACAACGCGCTCGCGACCGACCCCGTCGACGACCTGAGCGCCCCCGGGTACTCCCCGCCCGAACGCCCCTGGGGCGTCACCGACCACGGCACCACCCAGCGCGAGCAGCGGGAGGGCGAACCGCTCGACGACCGGCTCCGCCGGGAGGAGCCGGAGGAGCGGCCGGCGACGGGCGACGGCATCGGAGACCTGCCGGAGGGCGCCGGCGAGCCCGTGGACGAGGAGGCCGGTGCGACCCGGGCGGGACGGCTGGCCCCGTACGCCGCACGTCCCGGCCACATGGACCGGGCGGTCGCCCGCGACGTCGGCCGCGACGACGGCACCGCCCCCGCCGAGGAGGCCGCGATGCACGTGGACACCGCGGTGGACGGGGCCGAGGACCAGGAGGACGGCGCCTGA
- a CDS encoding MarR family winged helix-turn-helix transcriptional regulator: protein MPRMVGRVKRIKVPEELASLTLAPRHLSLLAYLLFDGPQSVNELAARLEVAPTTVSLMVGDLAKKGVLERREDPADRRRKIVSIAEERRGAIDGWLGRSAGAWRAALAPLGPAERRMFIDTLAAYEHGLADAEQ from the coding sequence ATGCCCCGGATGGTGGGGCGGGTCAAGCGCATCAAGGTGCCGGAGGAGCTGGCGTCGCTGACGCTGGCGCCCCGTCACCTCTCCCTGCTCGCCTACCTCCTCTTCGACGGCCCGCAGAGCGTCAACGAACTGGCGGCGCGGCTGGAGGTCGCGCCCACCACCGTCAGCCTGATGGTGGGCGACCTCGCGAAGAAGGGCGTCCTGGAACGGCGGGAGGACCCCGCCGACCGCAGACGCAAGATCGTGTCTATCGCGGAGGAGCGCCGCGGCGCCATCGACGGGTGGCTCGGCCGCAGCGCCGGCGCCTGGCGGGCGGCCCTCGCCCCGCTCGGACCCGCCGAACGGCGGATGTTCATCGACACCCTCGCGGCGTACGAGCACGGTCTGGCCGACGCAGAACAATGA